A section of the Marinoscillum sp. 108 genome encodes:
- the hrpB gene encoding ATP-dependent helicase HrpB, which yields MSFDPYKIDLPITEVIDEVKAHLTANNTLIVNAPPGAGKSTLLPLTLMQEDWLKGQKILMLEPRRLAARTIASRMSELIGDQVGKRVGYRVRFDNKVSESTKIEVLTEGILTRMIHADNSLEGVGLVIFDEFHERSIHADVALALCREAQQVIRPDLRIMIMSATLDMPQLTMLLKAPSVVSKGRQYPVEVQYVGEQDLMLLPEMTARTIIKATKEHLGDVLAFFPGEGEIRKCEELLRKELKGFALHPLYGQLPQGKQFAAIMPDKSGKRKVVMATSIAETSLTIEGIKIVVDTGFGRTSKFDPKSGLSRLETVQISKDSADQRAGRAGRLSPGVCYRMWSKATQARLSEHRNPEIMEADLAALVLDMAQWGIMDINQLTWLTPPPKGALAQASETLHQLNALEHGRITAHGKKIHQLPCHPRIAHMLLEAEEADMLELATDVAALLEERDPLGREAGIDINLRIETLRRFRDENRLGRKFARIEKVAESYRRMFDIEVDNGPVDPFETGLILSHAYPERIAFARPGNNAQFQLSNGKYAMAGHKDDLAHEPWLSIAHMDARDGMGKIFMASPLNPRDLAPLVKEREVITWDTKRGGLIATKDLRIGSIILQSKPLPDPDESHLVQAISEALKKEGGHLLDFNESVQQWQNRVLSLRKWNPQGNWPDVSTPTLLMTNGEWLTPYLDQVKKPEDLKKIDLTKVLHHSLSWELQELLTQLAPEKIEVPSGSYVSLQYRADGEPPILAVRLQEVFGLADTPKVNGGKNGVLMHLLSPGYKPVQITSDLRSFWDNAYFEVKKDLKRRYPKHSWPDDPWSAEAVRGVKRKS from the coding sequence TTGTCTTTCGATCCCTATAAGATAGACCTGCCCATTACAGAAGTGATCGATGAAGTGAAGGCTCATCTCACTGCTAATAACACCTTGATTGTGAATGCCCCGCCCGGAGCTGGTAAGAGTACCCTGCTGCCACTGACGCTGATGCAGGAGGATTGGCTCAAAGGCCAAAAAATACTGATGTTAGAACCCAGAAGGCTTGCTGCAAGAACGATCGCCAGCCGCATGTCTGAACTCATTGGGGATCAGGTGGGTAAAAGGGTTGGCTACCGGGTGAGGTTTGACAATAAAGTATCAGAAAGCACCAAGATAGAAGTTCTCACAGAAGGGATCCTTACACGCATGATTCATGCAGACAATAGTCTGGAGGGGGTCGGACTGGTGATCTTTGATGAATTTCACGAACGCAGCATTCATGCAGACGTTGCACTGGCACTTTGCCGTGAGGCCCAGCAGGTGATCCGCCCTGATTTGAGGATTATGATTATGTCCGCCACATTGGACATGCCCCAGCTCACCATGCTGCTCAAAGCTCCCTCTGTGGTCAGCAAGGGACGCCAATACCCCGTTGAGGTACAGTACGTTGGGGAGCAGGACCTGATGCTCCTGCCAGAGATGACCGCCCGCACCATCATCAAAGCCACCAAAGAGCATTTGGGAGACGTGCTGGCATTTTTTCCCGGTGAAGGTGAAATCAGAAAATGTGAAGAACTCCTCAGAAAGGAGTTAAAAGGGTTTGCATTACATCCGCTCTATGGTCAGCTACCTCAGGGAAAACAGTTTGCAGCCATCATGCCCGATAAATCGGGCAAGCGCAAAGTGGTGATGGCCACTTCCATCGCGGAGACAAGCCTTACCATAGAGGGCATCAAAATAGTGGTGGACACTGGGTTTGGTCGTACCTCCAAATTTGACCCCAAGTCTGGACTCTCCAGACTGGAAACGGTGCAGATCTCCAAAGACTCAGCTGACCAACGCGCAGGACGGGCTGGAAGGCTTTCACCGGGTGTATGCTACCGCATGTGGTCCAAAGCCACACAAGCCAGACTGTCGGAGCACAGAAACCCCGAAATCATGGAAGCCGACCTGGCAGCACTGGTATTGGACATGGCTCAGTGGGGAATTATGGACATCAACCAACTTACCTGGCTCACACCTCCACCAAAAGGCGCTCTGGCACAGGCAAGTGAAACCCTTCATCAGCTCAATGCCCTGGAACACGGCCGCATCACGGCCCACGGGAAAAAGATCCACCAACTTCCCTGTCATCCACGAATCGCACACATGCTGCTGGAAGCCGAGGAGGCCGATATGCTCGAGCTGGCCACAGATGTGGCTGCTCTGCTGGAGGAGCGTGACCCGCTTGGGCGTGAAGCTGGCATCGACATTAATCTAAGGATAGAAACACTGCGACGGTTCCGTGATGAGAACCGCCTTGGTCGGAAGTTCGCGAGAATAGAAAAGGTAGCAGAATCCTATCGCCGCATGTTTGATATTGAAGTGGACAATGGCCCTGTAGACCCCTTCGAAACCGGACTCATCCTGTCACATGCTTACCCGGAAAGAATTGCTTTTGCTCGCCCGGGTAACAATGCACAGTTTCAGCTTTCCAACGGTAAATATGCCATGGCCGGGCACAAGGATGATCTGGCCCATGAGCCCTGGCTCTCTATTGCGCACATGGATGCCCGGGATGGCATGGGCAAAATCTTCATGGCCTCACCGCTCAATCCCCGCGATCTGGCTCCATTGGTGAAGGAGCGCGAAGTAATTACCTGGGATACCAAAAGAGGCGGGTTGATTGCCACGAAAGACCTGAGAATTGGCAGTATCATTCTCCAATCTAAACCACTCCCCGATCCTGACGAATCTCATCTGGTGCAGGCCATCTCTGAAGCGCTCAAAAAAGAAGGGGGCCATCTGCTGGATTTCAACGAAAGCGTGCAGCAATGGCAAAATCGGGTGCTGTCATTAAGAAAATGGAATCCTCAGGGCAACTGGCCCGATGTGAGCACTCCTACCCTTCTCATGACCAATGGTGAATGGTTAACTCCCTATCTGGATCAGGTGAAGAAACCTGAAGACCTGAAAAAGATAGATCTCACAAAAGTACTCCACCACAGCCTGAGCTGGGAGCTGCAGGAGCTCCTGACCCAGCTGGCTCCTGAAAAAATAGAGGTTCCCAGTGGTTCTTACGTCTCCCTTCAGTACAGGGCCGATGGTGAGCCTCCCATATTGGCCGTGCGTCTTCAGGAAGTCTTCGGTCTGGCAGACACACCCAAAGTAAACGGTGGTAAAAATGGGGTACTTATGCACCTGCTTTCTCCTGGCTATAAACCGGTACAGATTACCTCTGACCTGCGCAGCTTTTGGGACAATGCCTATTTTGAAGTGAAAAAAGACCTGAAAAGAAGATACCCCAAACACTCCTGGCCGGATGACCCGTGGAGTGCGGAGGCAGTGCGGGGAGTCAAGCGGAAAAGCTAA
- a CDS encoding EF-hand domain-containing protein: MLQELQIRKLEHLFRIIDFDHNGLLQKSDFQSIADNVAIFTGIIEDDDHDNLLREEGNMIWGFIQAYFQQPNLQNIDSKQWIEFMENFFFGADDEVLDQNITLIVNRLQSVFDKNKDQLISRLEFMSIFVSFRVEVRFANQCFKAMDLNGDGFISTDELVHAAMDFFKSNDPDALGNKLFGELGSSHFQSVKVQY; this comes from the coding sequence ATGCTCCAAGAATTACAAATCAGGAAACTGGAACACCTCTTTCGCATCATTGACTTTGATCACAATGGTCTCCTACAAAAATCCGATTTTCAAAGCATTGCAGACAATGTAGCCATTTTCACAGGGATCATTGAAGATGATGACCATGACAACCTGCTTCGGGAAGAAGGCAATATGATTTGGGGCTTTATTCAGGCCTACTTTCAGCAGCCAAACCTCCAAAACATTGACTCCAAACAGTGGATTGAATTTATGGAAAACTTCTTCTTTGGGGCAGATGACGAGGTATTGGATCAAAACATCACATTGATTGTCAACCGCCTGCAGAGTGTATTTGATAAAAACAAAGATCAGCTCATCTCCCGTCTTGAGTTTATGAGCATTTTTGTGTCCTTCCGGGTGGAAGTTCGCTTTGCCAATCAGTGCTTCAAAGCCATGGACTTAAATGGTGATGGATTTATCAGTACTGATGAGCTGGTGCATGCGGCTATGGATTTTTTCAAGAGTAACGATCCTGATGCGCTCGGCAATAAACTATTTGGTGAGCTTGGCTCCTCCCATTTCCAAAGCGTGAAAGTTCAGTATTAA
- a CDS encoding TonB-dependent receptor has protein sequence MKKTYTILIASLFFLCFESFAQNVVSGKVIDAKSGEALIGASAILSGTSKGATTNVDGSFEISGVADGSYIIKVSFVGYEELSRSVNVSGADVDLGSIGLAESIFSFDQVVISGSRQPEKITQTPATIEIISSKSLDELPSFNPGELLSRMKGVDYLRAGVVGTGINIRGFNSNFNSKNLQVNDGRFSTLIATGLPMGPLTTQIKEDIEQVEVILGPNAALYGPNAHNGLVHTITKDPRSSAGTTVALGVGNQSMLSARVRHAQVLNDKLSFKVSGEYTKAEEFEFMDSVYIDRNADGVKEGYEEYKLDNDIEFLRAEAALYYSVTDNSDLIFSWGGSNSTYLSPTNVGRNQIKDWKMNYFHLRYVSDKFFAQVYNTTSSTEDTYAIDQRTKNYYAAIDGGATEAEAEESSLGNGATFADDSKRWNAEVQYHDTFGKAKVVVGSQWQRDNANSNGTYLLDNGGKDPIIINQIGVYGQLDYQFTEAFKAVAAFRGDNHEVYGFNFIPKAGLVYSAGNGAFRLTYGKGIATPTILNMYGDLFAGLILGNAEGFTLTDGSKVDKQTVEKIQTFEIGYKGELVPQRFFLDANAYYNISEDFLSPATVVGVATHRGDTPMSEVQSGYGAYGGLVASYVNFGRVDTYGFDIGTNVYLNDKINWTFNYSYFDYSVDEDDLENNDFNKDGVVNKLDILVNAPKHKFGTGLYFRGDKLFGNVYMRWVQEYDYFSSYQIAAKTQDLNWRGTPIRENARSTDTWNYGPLGGFVNVDLGLGYKINDIFQVAGQVTNLFDSEFREFTAAPFTGRLYSIEVKAKLPAVKK, from the coding sequence ATGAAAAAAACTTATACCATCTTAATCGCAAGTCTTTTCTTCTTGTGTTTTGAGTCATTCGCCCAAAATGTCGTGAGCGGAAAGGTGATCGACGCAAAATCAGGAGAGGCCTTAATAGGGGCGTCGGCTATATTGAGCGGCACGTCTAAGGGAGCGACTACCAATGTCGACGGATCATTTGAAATATCAGGGGTGGCCGATGGCTCATATATCATTAAGGTATCCTTTGTAGGATATGAGGAGCTTTCACGGTCAGTGAACGTGTCAGGTGCTGATGTTGACCTGGGGAGCATTGGTCTGGCTGAGTCTATTTTCTCATTCGATCAGGTGGTGATCTCGGGATCCCGCCAACCAGAGAAGATCACACAGACACCAGCTACCATAGAGATTATTTCCAGCAAAAGCCTTGATGAGCTACCTTCTTTTAATCCAGGAGAACTACTCTCTAGGATGAAAGGGGTCGACTATTTGAGAGCTGGAGTAGTGGGCACGGGCATCAACATCCGTGGTTTCAATAGTAACTTCAACTCTAAGAACCTGCAGGTAAACGATGGTCGATTCTCTACCCTTATCGCTACAGGCTTACCTATGGGACCACTCACCACTCAGATCAAGGAGGACATTGAGCAGGTAGAGGTGATCTTGGGTCCAAATGCAGCACTTTATGGACCCAATGCCCACAATGGATTAGTACATACGATCACTAAGGATCCCCGATCCTCTGCGGGTACCACCGTGGCGCTGGGTGTAGGGAACCAGAGCATGCTTTCTGCCAGGGTGCGACATGCTCAGGTGCTCAATGATAAGCTGTCATTCAAGGTAAGTGGTGAGTATACTAAAGCGGAAGAGTTTGAATTTATGGACTCAGTATACATAGACAGAAACGCCGATGGTGTGAAAGAAGGATATGAAGAGTACAAGCTTGATAATGACATTGAGTTTCTGAGAGCAGAGGCAGCTCTTTACTATAGCGTCACTGATAATTCGGACCTTATTTTTAGCTGGGGCGGGAGCAACAGTACCTACCTGTCTCCAACCAACGTAGGACGAAATCAGATCAAGGATTGGAAGATGAATTACTTTCACCTGAGATATGTCTCGGACAAGTTTTTTGCGCAGGTTTACAACACCACCAGCTCTACTGAAGATACCTACGCCATTGATCAGCGTACCAAAAATTACTACGCAGCCATAGACGGAGGAGCCACTGAAGCCGAAGCGGAGGAAAGCTCACTGGGCAATGGGGCCACCTTTGCTGATGACTCCAAAAGATGGAATGCTGAAGTGCAGTATCACGATACTTTTGGCAAAGCCAAAGTGGTAGTAGGTTCACAGTGGCAAAGGGATAATGCGAATAGTAACGGCACCTACTTGCTCGACAATGGTGGGAAAGATCCGATTATCATCAACCAGATCGGTGTGTATGGACAGCTGGATTATCAGTTTACAGAAGCTTTCAAAGCCGTGGCTGCTTTCCGTGGAGATAATCATGAAGTATACGGTTTCAACTTTATTCCCAAGGCAGGTCTGGTATACAGCGCCGGAAATGGAGCCTTTAGACTTACTTATGGTAAAGGGATAGCTACTCCAACTATTTTGAACATGTATGGTGATCTGTTTGCAGGACTTATTCTTGGAAATGCGGAAGGATTCACCCTGACTGATGGCTCAAAAGTGGACAAGCAAACTGTGGAGAAGATCCAGACTTTCGAGATTGGTTACAAAGGTGAGCTGGTACCGCAGCGATTCTTTTTGGATGCCAATGCTTACTACAACATCTCTGAGGACTTCCTGTCACCAGCCACAGTGGTGGGTGTAGCTACTCATCGTGGAGATACGCCTATGAGTGAGGTACAGAGTGGTTATGGAGCCTACGGTGGCCTGGTAGCGTCTTATGTCAATTTTGGTCGGGTAGATACCTACGGGTTTGATATCGGAACCAACGTATACCTTAATGACAAGATCAACTGGACATTCAACTATTCCTATTTCGACTATAGTGTGGATGAAGATGACCTTGAAAACAATGACTTCAACAAGGACGGTGTAGTGAATAAACTGGACATCCTCGTCAACGCACCGAAGCATAAGTTTGGAACCGGACTCTACTTCAGAGGTGATAAACTTTTTGGAAATGTATATATGAGATGGGTACAGGAGTATGACTACTTCTCCAGCTACCAGATTGCTGCTAAAACTCAGGATTTGAATTGGAGGGGTACTCCGATCAGGGAGAATGCCCGAAGCACAGACACATGGAACTATGGTCCACTAGGAGGTTTTGTCAATGTAGATCTGGGATTGGGATATAAAATCAATGATATCTTCCAGGTAGCTGGTCAGGTGACCAACCTGTTCGATTCAGAATTCAGGGAATTCACAGCAGCACCATTTACCGGCAGGCTGTATTCCATAGAAGTAAAAGCTAAGCTTCCAGCTGTCAAAAAGTAA
- a CDS encoding alpha/beta fold hydrolase produces the protein MIATYKYPVQYLSINSETEVAYIDEGQGDQTLVFIHGLATYIPSWYPMVDHFRSQYRCIAIDLPGYGRSSKGDYPATMSYYAGVVGQLIDSLGLKNVVLVGHSMGAQVAVTTVLNLPNQFEKLILLAPAGFETFSPEHASLLKATAVTETFLNATEAQIRASWAMNFYQMPESVEFMIQDRINMMEASDFERYCQSVARGVHGMLDQPIADRLGEIRQKTLVVYGEEDALIPNRYLNPGLTTKKVAESGASKIQEAVLKYVPACGHFISFDKPAEINEIVDSFLTN, from the coding sequence ATGATAGCTACCTACAAGTACCCCGTGCAGTATCTGTCGATCAATTCGGAGACAGAAGTTGCTTATATTGATGAGGGACAAGGAGATCAAACCTTAGTGTTTATACATGGTTTGGCTACCTACATCCCGTCATGGTATCCTATGGTAGATCATTTTCGGAGCCAGTACCGATGTATCGCCATCGATCTGCCGGGATATGGCCGATCCTCCAAAGGTGATTATCCGGCCACCATGAGCTATTATGCCGGAGTGGTTGGTCAGTTGATTGACTCACTTGGGTTGAAAAATGTGGTACTGGTAGGGCACAGTATGGGCGCACAGGTAGCCGTGACCACCGTGTTGAATCTTCCGAATCAGTTTGAAAAGCTCATTCTTTTGGCACCAGCTGGTTTCGAGACATTCAGTCCTGAGCATGCCAGTCTTCTGAAAGCGACAGCTGTCACGGAAACTTTTCTGAACGCCACTGAGGCGCAGATTCGCGCCAGCTGGGCGATGAACTTCTATCAAATGCCCGAATCGGTGGAGTTCATGATCCAGGACAGGATCAATATGATGGAGGCCAGTGACTTTGAGCGCTATTGCCAATCTGTGGCAAGAGGTGTGCATGGTATGCTGGATCAACCCATTGCTGATCGATTAGGAGAGATCAGGCAGAAAACATTGGTGGTATATGGAGAGGAGGATGCCCTTATTCCCAATCGCTACCTGAACCCCGGCCTGACCACTAAAAAGGTGGCGGAATCCGGTGCTTCAAAAATTCAGGAGGCGGTACTCAAGTATGTTCCGGCCTGCGGTCATTTTATATCTTTTGATAAACCTGCCGAGATTAACGAAATTGTGGATAGTTTTCTGACCAACTAG
- a CDS encoding class I adenylate-forming enzyme family protein has translation MYRKDWASKWAEYTPNKVAVKEYRPARSLTYQELNNQANSLAHYLVHDLKVGKGERLMVLAEHSIEYVALFSMTQKTGITLVPVNFRLSGSEIDYLISDSEPRLLIAERKFADLVSFLKANIEILWLDDLFPQLNNSEHQRFEAVELEEDHPAFILYTSGSTGFPKGAIYSHKMLLWNSLNTSQSLEITPADLTINCMPPFHTGGWNVLVTPMLHRGATIGLMNKFDPDFLLELMEQEKSNLFMGVPTMLKMMADSEKFKSVSLDAMRYFIVGGEALPLEVIDTWHRKGVKIRQGYGLTEVGPNLTSLHQDDAEQKIGSIGKPNFYVEYKIVDEQGRRVEPNEVGEFCLKGPMVTPGYWRNEEASQKAIVDGWFHTGDLVKEDNDGYLYVVDRKKCMFISGGENVYPAEIERVLRAVYGVDEAAVIGVKDAKWGEVGKAFVTMKPGCSFSESLLREHCANHLAKFKVPRYFEVLDELPKNGSGKIDRKNLA, from the coding sequence ATGTATAGAAAGGATTGGGCATCGAAATGGGCAGAATACACACCCAACAAGGTGGCAGTGAAAGAATACCGACCTGCCAGGAGCCTAACCTATCAGGAGCTGAATAATCAGGCTAATTCGCTCGCTCATTATTTAGTGCATGACCTGAAAGTAGGGAAGGGAGAGCGCTTAATGGTGCTGGCTGAGCATAGCATTGAGTACGTGGCGTTGTTTTCCATGACTCAAAAAACCGGTATAACACTGGTTCCGGTCAACTTTAGACTCTCAGGGAGTGAAATTGACTATCTCATTTCGGATAGTGAGCCGAGGCTTTTGATTGCGGAGCGAAAGTTTGCAGACCTGGTATCTTTCTTAAAGGCCAACATAGAAATATTGTGGCTGGATGATCTGTTTCCTCAATTGAACAATTCTGAGCACCAAAGATTTGAGGCAGTGGAGCTGGAGGAGGATCACCCGGCGTTTATTCTGTATACCTCGGGTTCTACGGGTTTCCCGAAAGGAGCCATCTACTCTCACAAAATGCTCCTCTGGAATAGCCTCAACACGAGTCAAAGTCTGGAAATCACTCCGGCCGATCTCACAATCAATTGTATGCCTCCTTTTCATACGGGGGGCTGGAATGTCCTGGTGACACCAATGCTACATCGTGGAGCGACCATAGGGCTCATGAATAAGTTTGATCCTGATTTTTTACTGGAGTTGATGGAGCAGGAAAAATCCAACCTCTTCATGGGCGTACCTACCATGCTCAAGATGATGGCTGACAGTGAAAAGTTCAAATCGGTAAGTTTGGATGCCATGCGATACTTCATAGTGGGTGGAGAAGCCTTGCCGCTTGAGGTGATTGATACCTGGCATCGAAAAGGTGTGAAAATCCGACAGGGTTATGGACTGACCGAGGTGGGTCCGAATCTAACTTCCCTCCATCAGGATGATGCAGAGCAGAAAATCGGTTCGATAGGAAAGCCCAATTTCTATGTGGAATATAAGATAGTGGATGAGCAGGGACGCAGAGTTGAACCTAATGAAGTAGGAGAGTTTTGTCTGAAAGGACCAATGGTCACCCCGGGCTACTGGAGAAATGAGGAGGCCAGTCAAAAGGCGATTGTGGACGGGTGGTTCCATACCGGTGATCTGGTGAAGGAGGATAATGATGGTTACTTGTACGTGGTGGATCGCAAGAAGTGCATGTTCATTTCCGGTGGTGAGAATGTCTATCCAGCAGAGATTGAGCGGGTGTTGAGAGCGGTGTATGGTGTGGATGAAGCGGCAGTGATAGGAGTGAAGGATGCCAAATGGGGTGAAGTGGGAAAAGCTTTTGTGACAATGAAACCAGGCTGCTCATTTTCTGAGTCGTTGCTGAGGGAACATTGTGCCAATCACCTGGCCAAATTTAAGGTGCCCAGATACTTTGAGGTGCTGGACGAGTTGCCCAAAAATGGAAGCGGAAAAATAGATCGAAAAAATTTAGCCTAG
- a CDS encoding sodium/pantothenate symporter encodes MNNLASSEQIFATWIVVILYMLVILFFVIRGALKVKSMSDYAIGSISFSPLAVGLALAASMTSAATFIINPGFIALYGLSGVLSFGVVMPLAIFCSLILLTKKFRKSGSYVKALTMAQWIGKMYQSQNYAIFFAFISLLLVTFIVLICVGLTQVLASTLNVEPVIVLLSVIVFVFGYMMFGGANSMVYTNAIQATLMLVVAVILLFSGMEYFQDGIGGFVKKLESIGPHYASLTNPDSFLFRDFFEIIFCQAVIGVAIVCQPHIITKSLLLKDEKDVNRYLIVGILVLLVFFQVVFVGLFARLHFPDLTVNGMPIPMDGIVSAYVVSEFSVYVTILVVLGLISAGLSTLEGLIQSLSATLTADLFNPLFGKIYDPVKRDKQEILVNKLMIVFLAIISFVLSYRQLKSPNLSVGIFAQNGVYAYFSSAFVPVLFGMFLKDVRLKTVFTSSIVAFLVHFTVYYGRFLPYMKETVNNPAIASTAALIVSMIVGLSMHLYLKPSQNHV; translated from the coding sequence ATGAATAACCTGGCTTCTTCAGAACAGATCTTTGCAACCTGGATCGTAGTGATTCTTTACATGCTCGTCATCCTCTTTTTTGTGATCAGGGGAGCTTTGAAGGTCAAGAGCATGAGTGATTATGCGATCGGCAGCATCAGTTTTTCACCCCTGGCTGTGGGATTGGCCCTGGCTGCCTCTATGACCAGCGCTGCCACTTTCATTATCAATCCCGGATTTATAGCACTGTATGGATTAAGTGGCGTCTTGTCCTTCGGCGTGGTGATGCCTCTGGCTATCTTTTGTTCACTGATTTTACTAACCAAGAAATTCAGAAAGTCCGGGAGCTACGTGAAAGCACTTACCATGGCACAGTGGATAGGCAAAATGTATCAAAGCCAGAACTACGCCATTTTCTTTGCCTTCATCTCGCTGCTTCTGGTCACTTTCATTGTGCTTATCTGTGTAGGGTTAACTCAGGTACTCGCCAGCACCCTCAATGTCGAACCGGTGATAGTACTGCTATCGGTGATAGTGTTCGTGTTTGGTTATATGATGTTTGGGGGAGCCAACTCCATGGTGTATACCAATGCCATTCAGGCCACTCTGATGTTGGTAGTGGCCGTGATATTGCTCTTTTCAGGGATGGAATATTTTCAGGATGGGATTGGGGGTTTTGTGAAAAAGCTGGAGTCCATAGGGCCTCACTATGCCAGCCTGACGAATCCTGACAGTTTTCTTTTCAGAGACTTTTTCGAAATCATATTTTGCCAGGCCGTCATCGGTGTTGCCATTGTATGTCAGCCTCATATTATCACCAAGTCGCTTTTGCTAAAGGATGAAAAGGATGTCAATAGGTACCTGATTGTCGGTATATTGGTGTTGTTGGTCTTTTTTCAGGTGGTGTTTGTTGGCCTTTTCGCCAGACTTCATTTTCCAGATCTCACGGTCAATGGCATGCCCATCCCCATGGATGGTATTGTTTCCGCTTATGTGGTTAGTGAGTTTTCTGTCTACGTGACCATTTTGGTAGTGCTAGGGCTGATCTCAGCCGGGCTGTCCACATTGGAGGGGCTCATTCAGTCGCTGAGTGCCACACTTACAGCGGATTTGTTCAACCCTCTGTTTGGTAAAATATATGATCCCGTCAAAAGGGACAAGCAGGAGATTCTGGTCAATAAGCTCATGATTGTGTTTTTGGCCATTATCAGCTTTGTGCTCTCTTATCGGCAGTTGAAATCACCCAATCTCAGTGTGGGGATTTTTGCACAGAATGGCGTATACGCCTACTTTTCATCGGCATTTGTTCCTGTTCTGTTTGGGATGTTTCTCAAAGACGTAAGATTGAAAACCGTTTTTACATCCTCTATTGTGGCCTTTCTGGTTCATTTCACAGTGTATTATGGTCGCTTTTTACCTTATATGAAGGAGACCGTTAACAACCCTGCAATTGCCAGTACAGCCGCTTTGATCGTTTCAATGATTGTTGGGTTATCTATGCATCTTTATCTAAAACCTTCTCAAAATCATGTATAG
- a CDS encoding 3-oxoacyl-ACP synthase III family protein, with protein MRKATITGIGSYAPEQEIPNSYFNTLLGEDVDTWLRQNVNITTRRWCKDDESVADLCEEAARQAISEAGLVPEDIDLVILSTDTPEYVSPSTASVIQDRLGLKNAGTFDLNTACAGFVTAMDVAAKYIAADERYQHILVIGGYAMSKYLNKHDKKTVTLFADGAGAVVMSATTEAGKGFLASDLKTEGQYNGWMGIYAGATHQPVTETVLKNHDHQLKFVHKFPKELNPKMWTEMARDICERIGVVPNEVDHYFITQLNFNSINETMDNLGVSRDKAHMVMDKFGYTGSACIPMALHDAHLQGKLKKGDLLLFIGSGGGLAFAAAAIRY; from the coding sequence ATGAGAAAAGCAACAATAACCGGAATAGGCTCCTATGCCCCAGAACAGGAGATCCCCAACAGCTATTTTAACACCCTACTTGGCGAGGACGTGGACACATGGCTGAGACAAAATGTCAACATTACCACCAGAAGGTGGTGCAAAGATGATGAGTCAGTGGCTGACCTCTGTGAAGAGGCGGCTCGCCAGGCCATCAGCGAGGCAGGATTGGTGCCGGAGGACATCGATCTGGTGATATTATCTACAGACACTCCCGAGTATGTTTCTCCATCTACGGCTTCTGTTATTCAGGATAGGCTGGGATTGAAGAATGCCGGGACTTTCGATCTGAATACCGCATGTGCGGGGTTTGTGACTGCCATGGACGTAGCTGCGAAATACATTGCAGCGGATGAGCGCTACCAGCACATCCTGGTCATAGGCGGATATGCCATGAGCAAGTACCTCAATAAGCATGATAAAAAAACGGTAACGCTTTTCGCGGATGGAGCAGGAGCGGTGGTCATGTCAGCCACCACTGAGGCGGGCAAGGGCTTTCTGGCCAGCGACCTTAAAACGGAAGGTCAATACAATGGCTGGATGGGAATATATGCCGGAGCTACTCACCAGCCCGTCACCGAAACGGTTCTGAAGAATCATGACCATCAGCTCAAGTTTGTTCATAAATTTCCGAAGGAGTTGAATCCTAAGATGTGGACAGAGATGGCCCGGGATATCTGTGAACGGATAGGGGTGGTTCCCAATGAGGTGGATCACTACTTCATCACCCAGCTCAATTTCAACTCGATCAATGAGACCATGGATAATCTGGGGGTAAGTAGGGATAAGGCCCACATGGTCATGGACAAATTTGGCTACACCGGATCCGCGTGTATACCCATGGCCCTGCATGATGCTCATTTGCAAGGAAAACTAAAAAAAGGTGATCTTTTGCTTTTTATAGGCTCAGGAGGTGGATTGGCATTCGCAGCGGCAGCCATTCGTTACTAA